GTAATATAATTCATTCTAAATAagttattaaaatatatgaatatgatttcctcatttatttaaacaaaatcaaagaaaagaaaattttaaataatcttccatttgttatataattaatattttaataatatgttttgtattttgtaatacatataaaatgtaaatagTATTGGTACCTTCTTTGGGGAAGAAACCTAATAGGAGAATAAGAGTGTAAAGATGGAAAATAATAGAATGTAACATTTCCATTCAAcaattacaaaataaaactCCTACAtcatgaatatattaaaaaaatattttttcttctatatattatattcaataaattatatttatacatattctaaattttttttttcccttgtaaaatatatatgtgattctgtatataatatatcatagaatatatttattaaataataatttagattttatttcttaaactttatatattttataatccataataatttatatataaaacaatgttaacattttaaaataataaataaattatattaaatttaaataaaatattttaatatatataatatatattataataaaatatatatattatataaataaaatattttgtttattttaattatatttaattaattttattatttaataataataacatttaaagatatatataataatttaataaaaatattataataattttataataaaacaaataaatattaaatttattaattatttgtattatataaaatgtctataaacataattatataattatttttttttatatattaatttaaatattttatatttattaaaaatatttaaaaattaaattaattaaatatatttcttattattaatatatataattattttttttaatatattaatttaaatattttatatttattaataatatttaaaaattaaattaattaaatatatttcttattattaatatatatgataatacttattatatttaaaataaaatatttattattaatttattatcatttaatatattatatatatatttttttaatttaattaaattaatatatattaaaaataattaattataatattattttttttatattaaattaataaatattaattatattttaattaaattaatatatatatatatgtgtgtatttattattttaattatatatttattaaataaattataattattttattattaattaaaaaattaataaataaataattaatatattattttatttaattataagaataaaccattaaaaaatatatattattatatttaattaaattaataattatttattattaaatataagctttattttattttattttaaaaattataaaattaattataataaataatattaatttatattttaatatttatttatattaaattgtgttaattaattataatatattatttatttatttaatttaattaattaattaatataataataattaataaattaaaaataaatattttattttaaaataataattgttattaatatttattaataaaataaattatatatttaatttaacttatttattataatatattatttattttatttaaaatatatgtatttatttaatttaattaattaaattaatataatactaataataaattaaaaaaaaaggtttattttaaaataataattattattattgtgtattaataaaataaattatatatttaatttaatatttatattattattttatatatttaatttatttattaatttaattgttatatatttaatatatcattataattaatttaattattgttttaatatattattatataaataatattattttgtttattggtattaatataattgtttaattataattttctaaatattatttattaattattaatattttataattaattatatttttttaatattaatttaatcatatggtatatatttaaatatatttaataaaataattttttatattaaatatattattttattttattttaaattaaattaattatttaattatttatattttttaaaaaatatttattaaattatatacctaatatatatattttttaattttatattaattatataatattatttaaaataatttaataaggaattaatgatatatttaattatttcattattattttaaattatttaattgataaatatatttaatattattttaaattatttaattaatatatatatttaattattatttttaattatttcattgttattttaaattatttaattaatatatatatatttaattaataaatatatttaaatattattttaaattatttaattatatatatatatatttaattaatatatatatttaaatattattttaaattatttaattaatatatatatatttaaatattatattaaattatttaataaatatatatatttaaatattattttaaattatttaattaatatgtgtatttaatttttattttaaattaattaatatatatatttaaatattattttaaattatttaattaatatatatatttaaatattattttaaattatttaattaatatgtgtatttaatttttattttaaattaattaatatatatatgtttaattattattttatattatttaattaatatatatatttaaatattatattaaattatttaataaataataatattgttttttttaatgaatttaatttaattttattatattatattatatatttttttttaataattaattttatttatttatgtgtatatttttttttatattcccttttatatattttataattatattatttataaatgtgtaaactttatataaaaatttatatatattaataatatatttagtagtaataattatatttatatttcatcttaaaaaattcatttttaactaaatatatttaaaatatttatataagaGATAAAGATATGATTCAAAcgtaaaaatatattattgaaCTTTATAAgattttataatatgttttaaacaaaaattGTACAATATAATCTTCCTATTAcagtaataaaaataatataaatatttacaaaGAAATATGTCtatatgaaaaagatatattgttatataatatataatattatgaaaactgtgaaatatttatatatatatttgttgGAGTTTTAAactttaaataatatttttttaaacatagaatacataaataaataaataaataaataaataaataaataaataaataaataaataaatagtaaatacataaataaaatttatatttaataagaaaactcaaaaaaaaaaaaaaaaaaaaaatatatatataatatatatatatacatataatatatattcatataattatccTAATTTGCATGTTATGTTCACTAAAGTTGTGTTCTATTTTGTCTGatcatcattatttgtTTCATCATATATCTTTTCTTTCTCCTTTTTACtaatatcttcattttgttcattttcTGTAATATCATCCtttaattctttaaaaCTTAGTtctaataatttattattaaaaaacTCTGAATCGTTATTTAAATCCATATTCTCTGCATCAATGTTACCCATACCTTCAAAATAATCAACATCTTTTAACTTCTGATAGTTTTcaattaaattattaattctATCATTTACTGACtttaattcattttctAAGATTTTATAATCAAATGGATCTCCTTTAACTGCGTCTTCAACATTTTTTCTAAATGTAAGTTTCTTCTTTTCACTTGATTTTATAAGGATATCATATAACGACGTAAGTTGctctattttatttttaagtTGAATATCTCTTTCAAATTgtacaatatttttttttgcaataaataatgaaaataactgtttaattaattctttatctttcattttaattttagTGAAGGATAAATGTAAATCAGAGAGTATTAATCCTGATTTAACTgcattatcatcatataaaaatttgaAATCAGTTATAAAATCTTCGtcatattttaaaacattAATCAATACTTCATAATCAGAAATTATAGTATGTTTATCCCCTTTATATACAATgctttttatattattttgaataacaaataaactttttgaaaataaatttaatatttttttatgcctttcaaaaaatgtttttttattaatttccTGTTCCTTAATCTTTATCCATTCATCTATGTTATTTGGATCTTTTGCTATCAATTTTAAAATTCCATTTCCACCCTTTCTGTAAAGCATTTCATTATCAATTATTGATAACCGTAACATAAACTCCATGaaatatgaatgaaaaactgaaaaatttaaattcaGTACAccaaaatatataaaatttgaTATAACAtcaagaaaatattttttttcttctgttgttaacatattatttttaaataaacaagaaatatatttttttttatattttcttgtGAATTTAATGGAATTATCATGTGTATTTAACGAAACAACTGGATCCTTATAATCCTTTTCTTCAGCTATTTTTGACATTTTCTCGAAAAAAATTCTCAGAAATGGTAATttaatcatttttttcatatgtcttaaattttctatatatgAGTAACAAAGagatattaaaattttagctataaatacaaaattaaaaaataataaaaataatagaacataaaaatttatgGTTACATTAGTATTAGATATGgttaaaaatacaaatatgaTTAGAGTCATTGTCCAAGCAACCATACTATAAGTTtctaatttatttaaaatatggTAATTTCTTGAGTCAAAAGGTTGAAGTATTACTTGtaatgttaaaaaaatggaagAAATTATCGTAAATAACCACATTGTGGTGCCAAATATTCTAgcatttttaaatatagGAACAGTTGATATTAATAACACTAAAATTTTCcttaaaaaaacaattgATTCCCAATACCAAAATTGAAAATTAAAAccattatttaaaaatcCATATTTAAATAGTATATTTTCAGAATGTAATTGTTTCCTATTTTTGTATAACACTAAATAAGACATTAGTGGAATTCCAATCCCCCATACTATTAATCCTGTAAGACctaatataaaaaattttgaatAACTTTTGGACAAATCACATTTTATGCTGGGTACATAACTCATATATTGCTCTACaaatttatcattataatataatgcTTTACAATCTAATAAGGTTAACATATAATAGGTAGTTTTTgtatgaataaaaaataataatgtaacATACATAGGAATCATATCCTCcagaaaattttttattcttttaaatcGTGAATCCCCTGGTATAGGAATATATCTAAATAGTACAAGGGCTCTCTCGGAAGGTAATTCGTTCATTATTTCTTCGTGTAATTTATCTTTTCCtaattctttaattttatctgttatatttaattttatatttgtttcaTTTCTAACtttatacttatatatttctacTACTATAAACATTAAAAGTGTTAAGATAATTGCCAAAAACACGGGTCTGAAGGCATGATAAACCATTCCATAGAAGTAAGCATCTGCGTGTgataaatcaaaataatttgttaatatacaatataaaccatagtttttttttgcttttaataatcttttaatatttttaagtATGTAATTGACATGTGATGAAAAAGTAAcaggaaaatataattcaCTTATACCcataacataaaaaattttcataCAAGAGAAATAATTAACAGCAATTTTAATGACAATCGAATGAACAGATTTCCTGTTAGCCCCTGTAaaaacatttaaatatgCCATGATAACAGTAAATAgcaatataaaaatactAACAAAAATcatatgtaaaatattcattatatgtCCACTGcattttatacataaatttaatttagaaaaattatttgtatatcCTTTTTTACATTCTCcacataaaaaattagTCATAGATTCATGacatttttcattatataaacaagCTTCCTTAATTGGACATTCCACAATAAACCAATCAgtattgtatatattcgtttttaatttataaagtGCATAATTTTCTTTAGGAACAGGCATTATGTGTTTAATTTTTGATGTATccaaataatattcattttttttcatatataataaagttTCCTTTTGGAATCCCCCTTCACAATAAGCACCATCAGGACAATTTAAACAAATAccatttttaaaataataattttctaAGCAAAAGCAGTGTGTTTCATGTATTGTCCCAACAAAACTAGTTGAATTTGGCTTACATTTAGATTCACAGGAGAAATCACCAATAATTGTTTTGAAAAAACCACGTTCACATGGTGCACaaatttttgtaaaatCACTTGTAGTATAAACATGTTTAAAGCCTTTTTGACAAACACAAAAACCTTTATTATAAGGTCGTTCTGTTTCAAATGATACAGTTGTATTTGGTGGGCATTTGGATGGACCATAATGAAtagttttatttttattgtttaCAATCATTTTCCCTCCTTTAcaatatgtatttttatcaCTACATGGTAAACAATgattaagaaaaaaaaatccCCCTGAACATGTGCAATCTTCTTCTTTAGTACTTCCTATTTGTCCATCTGTCGTATATGGAGTTAAGCACTTGGTACATTCTGCATTTGATATAACAtctttatatgtattaattgGACATGGAATACATTCTCTTAATTCTTCTTTGTTTATAGTGTATCCTTTATCACATAGGCAACTAGACTGACTAAAAGATTCTTCAGTTTGTGTAgttgaattttttaaaggacatttctttttttgaGGTTTACAAGAATGcaaattttcattattaaaacaattttttaaatatcCACCAGGACAATAATGACCCTTAGGACAtttaatacatttaaatTCTTTCAAGTCCCAATAGTATCCTGGCATACATAAACATTTCACTTTGCTTTTAGTTTGTGTATAGAGAGTAACACTGTTTTCTGGACACGGttccttttctttatttCCTAAGTGGGacttataataatttttagGTACTTCTAAACAATCAAATTCATTATCATCAGTTTTTATGAACTCAAATCCTTTTTTACACAAGCAGTTTAAATGTGACACATTTAAATTGTTTGGTGGAATTGTTGAACTTTTGTCACCACAAGGGATTTTTTGATTTTCATAAATCGCATATTTTGgatcattaatatatgcTCCAGGACAATAATGATTATCTGGACATATTATACATGAATCTTCAGACTGTAAATAATAACCTTTTTCACATTTTTTACAATTTGATATAGAAGTGGATTGTAAACCATCGGTATATACATGGTCAGAACATCttttacatttttcttCTGAAACcgtatttttataaaatccTTCTTTGCATGGAACACATATTTGAGAACTTTTTACATCGTCTAAGAAATCTTTGTAATCATTAAAAATAGgatcatttttaaaattgtAAGCATTTAAGTTTGAAGAATCAAAAGGCTCAAAACCTACATCACATTTACAACTTGAAATTGAAAAGTTATGTTGTGTAATGTTGGTGGTATTTTTTGgacattttttttcccctATTTTATATCCACCAGGGCAGAAATAACCTATATTACAATTATCACAAAAATTTATGGAATCTTTtgaaacaaaataaaaaccTCTTTTACATTTACATTTACTTTCTTCTTCACTACGACTACCTTGAACTAAACTATATGAGTTAGGGTAACAGTAAAAGATACAGGGACTATTTGAAAGTTTAGTTTTCCATGTTCCTCTTTTACATGGAACACATAAATCATTATTGTTTAATTCGTATCCAGGTAAACATGAACATTGAGATATTGAAGTGGATCCTTCATTTTTAGTAGTAGAATTATTATGACACAATGTacattcatatatattattattttttatatattcattaatattattatatgaaccTAATGGACATGGGATACATATTCCATTTAATGCTTTCATTCCATTTGAGCAAATAACTGtaaatgttatatttacatttaatTCTAAAAAAAATCCATGAAGTTTAGCAGTTAAATTTACAGAATCTCCAACGAATTCGGATAATTTAATTTCAATGGTTCCATCGTATTTATCTATTGTAAcatattttgatttattaaCATTATGAACTTCAATTTGAAAATTAACAAGTgcattcattttttttatttcttctgattttattttcatagTATATGTATTTCCATTATCCTGTATAACTGCTGGGTAATCATATGCTAATTCAAGTTTATTAGCAATATTTCTTAAAGgaatatacataaaatatacatctccttcataatatttcattattaaaagCACATTTCTATTAATTAAGTCTTTATGATCATAAAActtgtatatattttcgATTGCACCATCatttatgtatgtattatttattttggTTATGTAAGAAAGGTTGTTATCtgctttatttttatcataaaataatagaTTTAATTCGTTCGATTCATtctatataaaataaaatatcaaGTGTAAAAAgatgtatgtatgtatacatatctatatatatatatatatatatatatatatatacatatatatgtatgtatgcatttatttatttttttaatttttactAGCGTATACCTCGTTTACAAATATAACATAGGATTCTCCAAAAGAATAAGCTATAGCATTTCTAGGTGTGTGCAAATAACTGTTTGATTGACTAAATACAAAATCGTTAAGATTAATGCtttcataatttaattcatttttattttcacCTTGAAAGCTGTCTATAAGAATTATgattttttgtttttgaAGGTACTCAATTGCTATAATGGTATTATTTAATTGATCAATTAGAAAACAATCTAAAgattcattttttaaaattcCACAAGAAATACCTGTTATAAGAAAAGATGAGTATTTTAAAACATCTGAAGTAAAGTTGAATCCCCGAATTGTTGTAACTAGATTTTTTACAGCGTTATTATCATGcttgtatataattttaaagTCTAATCCtactattaataatttgaTGAGTGGGTGTGATGTtattaagaaaatatgttttaaattttgtttttcatcatatataGGTTCCATTAAAATAGGAAATAAACATTGTTCACATTTTCtaaaatcataataatctaaataataagataataaaagttctaaataatcatcatttatctttttattagtaatgattttttttttttttactttttctGGTGTTATGTcatacaaaaataataattgggattttttttttaaaacatataaatatactCCTTTGTTAGTAATATACAAGATAGAACTGGAAGCATCagatatttttaaatatttaaagaatGTTGGtgtcatatttttatcaaaactgtatgttattattatttcatttttagATGAATAGCATGAGAAAGACATGTAcatatcatttatatcattttgattaaatatatttaatagtTGTGGGAAAAATGTTAAGATATTCGATTTTTTATCTACTACATATGTTCTTACATGATCAGGTggaatattaaaatgtgTTAAATGATTAATATCTTTATAGTTgtgtaaaatatatggtTTAATTGTAGTATATCCAATTAAActatattcattatattttttagaACAAATTTCTAATATTTGATCATATgcatttaaatttatattatatatatatatagtatcAATAATAACATCATCATCACTATTATCATCACTTTTATAACTCTTCGTTTctgtaatattatttgaataaatTATATCTTCACCTGAACATTGAattgtttcttttttttttaaaaaaatttcttccagtttttcatttaaattgTATCTATGTAATACTATGGAATTTCctaaatttaatttattttcgTATAAAtctaaatataaataattcattttaCTTATGTCATAACCTAAAAATGGTACaacattataaaataaataaatataaatataaatatatatatatatatatatatataatatttcatgTAATAGTTTAATTGTTGAAATAActaataatttaataattacCATTAACAAGAATAGTAGAAAGTTCAGCTGAATACTCACTTTGACTATCATTAGATGTATAACATAACAAATACATTCCTGGATTTTCAAAAATGATATCTTCTTTAAATTCTTGTAAATCTGTTTCATACAAAAAGATGTTATAAaatttcaattttttttcattattataaaaatgttcttgtatttcattaaaagacttattattaatattattacaacTGTAATGTTCAacctttttaataataaaagcACTTTTAATAGGATATGGAGTTACATAACTTTGGAGATTGATATGTAATTTCTTTCCTGTTAAGATATTTATGTTATGGACAATCTTTCTCATAATACGAATACTTGaaatttgtatataatgTTTATTTGTTTCTGAACATTTGTTATAAGCATGATGTTCATTGTCTAAATAACAAGAACATACATTAAATAAACCTTCAACATCATCTTTCactttaatatttttaatttccATACCTATTACTTCCCCCTTATATAATATGGGGTTACCAATTTTGctataattattttgatatGTAAAATAGGAGCTTTCTATTTTGGTTTTGTTCATACATATAtcttttgttattattatagatgtttgtaataaaaatgtttcATTCCTTATTTTTAGATCAAAATATTCTCCTGATTCAACAATTATATGATTGTTATCTggttaaaaaaaaaataaataaaataataataaaataataaattatattatatgttatttaataataaaaaaaaaaaaaaaaaaaaaaaaaaaagtgaCGTCGtcatcatattttatacatattttcCAGTATTCAGGTTTATTGTCCACTAGACATGTAGAAGATAGGCCACCCGTTTCTTTAACCAAAAAATTATCCTTAAGATTAAAATCAACAGGTGTATCACAAATTTGTTTTGAAATAGTAAATCTGTTACAATTATTAATATCGTTTAGCTTGTTATTTTCATAGCAAGTGGATAGAACTGGacaatatataagaaaaagaaaaaataaaaataaataaataaatatatatatatatattaatatatattatatttatttaatggcgttatttcttttttgtcctttttattattacattttgATTTATCCTTTGCATAGATATTGCTTATAAGTTTTATTGGATTTTTATCTTGCAGTTCTAAAATTTTGTTTAAGTTGAGAGAAACAAAACTAATgcttctttttttttttacatttttctttGATTTGCTTATCTTTTTGTTAATGTGATTGTATTTCGCATTTTTCAACTGTAGAGTTACATCCTTCTTAATATATGGATCATCATATACtagtaaaaaaataaaatagagacattagtaaatatatatatatatatatatatatttaagaaaaatattgaGAATACACAATTTATGTTTTCTTACTTTTTTTGACAAACgatgtatttttttctttgaTAATATTAGATGTTGCATTAGATACATAAGGCtattaaaaaggaaaaaataaaaataaaaaataaaataacaattgaaatattcatacatacatatttaCTCATGTATGAGTTCacttaaatatattatatgttctGTTTActtgt
The window above is part of the Plasmodium reichenowi strain SY57 chromosome 7, whole genome shotgun sequence genome. Proteins encoded here:
- a CDS encoding cysteine repeat modular protein 2, putative, whose product is MRNSDLFFFFFVLLNCFLNIQPYVSNATSNIIKEKNTSFVKKIYDDPYIKKDVTLQLKNAKYNHINKKISKSKKNVKKKRSISFVSLNLNKILELQDKNPIKLISNIYAKDKSKFLSTCYENNKLNDINNCNRFTISKQICDTPVDFNLKDNFLVKETGGLSSTCLVDNKPEYWKIYNNHIIVESGEYFDLKIRNETFLLQTSIIITKDICMNKTKIESSYFTYQNNYSKIGNPILYKGEVIGMEIKNIKVKDDVEGLFNVCSCYLDNEHHAYNKCSETNKHYIQISSIRIMRKIVHNINILTGKKLHINLQSYVTPYPIKSAFIIKKVEHYSCNNINNKSFNEIQEHFYNNEKKLKFYNIFLYETDLQEFKEDIIFENPGMYLLCYTSNDSQSEYSAELSTILVNGYDISKMNYLYLDLYENKLNLGNSIVLHRYNLNEKLEEIFLKKKETIQCSGEDIIYSNNITETKSYKSDDNSDDDVIIDTIYIYNINLNAYDQILEICSKKYNEYSLIGYTTIKPYILHNYKDINHLTHFNIPPDHVRTYVVDKKSNILTFFPQLLNIFNQNDINDMYMSFSCYSSKNEIIITYSFDKNMTPTFFKYLKISDASSSILYITNKGVYLYVLKKKSQLLFLYDITPEKVKKKKIITNKKINDDYLELLLSYYLDYYDFRKCEQCLFPILMEPIYDEKQNLKHIFLITSHPLIKLLIVGLDFKIIYKHDNNAVKNLVTTIRGFNFTSDVLKYSSFLITGISCGILKNESLDCFLIDQLNNTIIAIEYLQKQKIIILIDSFQGENKNELNYESINLNDFVFSQSNSYLHTPRNAIAYSFGESYVIFVNENESNELNLLFYDKNKADNNLSYITKINNTYINDGAIENIYKFYDHKDLINRNVLLIMKYYEGDVYFMYIPLRNIANKLELAYDYPAVIQDNGNTYTMKIKSEEIKKMNALVNFQIEVHNVNKSKYVTIDKYDGTIEIKLSEFVGDSVNLTAKLHGFFLELNVNITFTVICSNGMKALNGICIPCPLGSYNNINEYIKNNNIYECTLCHNNSTTKNEGSTSISQCSCLPGYELNNNDLCVPCKRGTWKTKLSNSPCIFYCYPNSYSLVQGSRSEEESKCKCKRGFYFVSKDSINFCDNCNIGYFCPGGYKIGEKKCPKNTTNITQHNFSISSCKCDVGFEPFDSSNLNAYNFKNDPIFNDYKDFLDDVKSSQICVPCKEGFYKNTVSEEKCKRCSDHVYTDGLQSTSISNCKKCEKGYYLQSEDSCIICPDNHYCPGAYINDPKYAIYENQKIPCGDKSSTIPPNNLNVSHLNCLCKKGFEFIKTDDNEFDCLEVPKNYYKSHLGNKEKEPCPENSVTLYTQTKSKVKCLCMPGYYWDLKEFKCIKCPKGHYCPGGYLKNCFNNENLHSCKPQKKKCPLKNSTTQTEESFSQSSCLCDKGYTINKEELRECIPCPINTYKDVISNAECTKCLTPYTTDGQIGSTKEEDCTCSGGFFFLNHCLPCSDKNTYCKGGKMIVNNKNKTIHYGPSKCPPNTTVSFETERPYNKGFCVCQKGFKHVYTTSDFTKICAPCERGFFKTIIGDFSCESKCKPNSTSFVGTIHETHCFCLENYYFKNGICLNCPDGAYCEGGFQKETLLYMKKNEYYLDTSKIKHIMPVPKENYALYKLKTNIYNTDWFIVECPIKEACLYNEKCHESMTNFLCGECKKGYTNNFSKLNLCIKCSGHIMNILHMIFVSIFILLFTVIMAYLNVFTGANRKSVHSIVIKIAVNYFSCMKIFYVMGISELYFPVTFSSHVNYILKNIKRLLKAKKNYGLYCILTNYFDLSHADAYFYGMVYHAFRPVFLAIILTLLMFIVVEIYKYKVRNETNIKLNITDKIKELGKDKLHEEIMNELPSERALVLFRYIPIPGDSRFKRIKNFLEDMIPMYVTLLFFIHTKTTYYMLTLLDCKALYYNDKFVEQYMSYVPSIKCDLSKSYSKFFILGLTGLIVWGIGIPLMSYLVLYKNRKQLHSENILFKYGFLNNGFNFQFWYWESIVFLRKILVLLISTVPIFKNARIFGTTMWLFTIISSIFLTLQVILQPFDSRNYHILNKLETYSMVAWTMTLIIFVFLTISNTNVTINFYVLLFLLFFNFVFIAKILISLCYSYIENLRHMKKMIKLPFLRIFFEKMSKIAEEKDYKDPVVSLNTHDNSIKFTRKYKKKYISCLFKNNMLTTEEKKYFLDVISNFIYFGVLNLNFSVFHSYFMEFMLRLSIIDNEMLYRKGGNGILKLIAKDPNNIDEWIKIKEQEINKKTFFERHKKILNLFSKSLFVIQNNIKSIVYKGDKHTIISDYEVLINVLKYDEDFITDFKFLYDDNAVKSGLILSDLHLSFTKIKMKDKELIKQLFSLFIAKKNIVQFERDIQLKNKIEQLTSLYDILIKSSEKKKLTFRKNVEDAVKGDPFDYKILENELKSVNDRINNLIENYQKLKDVDYFEGMGNIDAENMDLNNDSEFFNNKLLELSFKELKDDITENEQNEDISKKEKEKIYDETNNDDQTK